From Macaca mulatta isolate MMU2019108-1 chromosome 3, T2T-MMU8v2.0, whole genome shotgun sequence, the proteins below share one genomic window:
- the SMIM30 gene encoding small integral membrane protein 30 isoform X1, with protein MAASWKVMYELVSDGYLGCTSVFVKQEQIWALPFQSRVTWNLLISASGAPGRENFKSDRILYIPFLWNLQPPDSNIMTSVSTQLSLVLMSLLLVLPVVEAVEAGDAIALLLGVVLSITGICACLGVYARKRNGQM; from the exons ATGGCTGCTTCCTGGAAGGTAATGTACGAACTCGTCTCCGACGGATACTTAGGTTGCACCAGTGTATTTGTAAAACAGGAGCAAATTTGGGCCTTGCCGTTCCAAA GTCGTGTCACGTGGAACCTCTTAATCTCAGCATCCGGAGCTCCAGGAAGGGAAAATTTCAAGTCAGATAGAATTCTATATATACCATTTCTTTG GAACCTTCAGCCTCCAGATTCCAACATCATGACCTCAGTTTCAACACAGTTGTCCTTAGTCCTCATGTCACTGCTTTTGGTGCTGCCTGTTGTGGAAGCAGTAGAAGCCGGTGATGCAATCGCCCTTTTGTTAGGTGTGGTTCTCAGCATTACAGGCATTTGTGCCTGCTTGGGGGTATATGCAcgaaaaagaaatggacaaatgtgA
- the SMIM30 gene encoding small integral membrane protein 30 isoform X2, which yields MTSVSTQLSLVLMSLLLVLPVVEAVEAGDAIALLLGVVLSITGICACLGVYARKRNGQM from the coding sequence ATGACCTCAGTTTCAACACAGTTGTCCTTAGTCCTCATGTCACTGCTTTTGGTGCTGCCTGTTGTGGAAGCAGTAGAAGCCGGTGATGCAATCGCCCTTTTGTTAGGTGTGGTTCTCAGCATTACAGGCATTTGTGCCTGCTTGGGGGTATATGCAcgaaaaagaaatggacaaatgtgA
- the GPR85 gene encoding putative G-protein coupled receptor 85 isoform X1 translates to MANYSHAADNILQNLSPLTAFLKLTSLGFIIGVSVVGNLLISILLVKDKSLHRAPYYFLLDLCCSDILRSAICFPFVFNSVKNGSTWTYGTLTCKVIAFLGVLSCFHTAFMLFCISVTRYLAIAHHRFYTKRLTFWTCLAVICMVWTLSVAMAFPPVLDVGTYSFIREEDQCTFQHRSFRANDSLGFMLLLALILLATQLVYLKLIFFVHDRRKMKPVQFVAAVSQNWTFHGPGASGQAAANWLAGFGRGPTPPTLLGIRQNANTTGRRRLLVLDEFKMEKRISRMFYIMTFLFLTLWGPYLVACYWRVFARGPVVPGGFLTAAVWMSFAQAGINPFVCIFSNRELRRCFSTTLLYCRKSRLPREPYCVI, encoded by the coding sequence ATGGCGAACTATAGCCATGCAGCTGACAACATTTTGCAAAATCTCTCGCCTCTAACAGCCTTTCTGAAACTGACTTCCTTGGGTTTCATAATAGGAGTCAGCGTGGTGGGCAACCTCCTGATCTCCATTTTGCTAGTGAAAGATAAGAGCTTGCATAGAGCACCTTACTACTTCCTGTTGGATCTTTGCTGTTCAGATATCCTCAGATCTGCAATTTGTTTCCCATTTGTATTCAACTCTGTCAAAAATGGCTCTACCTGGACTTATGGGACTCTGACTTGCAAAGTGATTGCCTTTCTGGGGGTTTTGTCCTGTTTCCACACTGCTTTCATGCTCTTCTGCATCAGTGTCACCAGATACTTAGCTATCGCCCATCACCGCTTCTATACAAAGAGGCTGACCTTTTGGACGTGTCTGGCTGTGATCTGTATGGTGTGGACTCTATCTGTGGCCATGGCCTTTCCCCCGGTTTTAGATGTGGGCACTTACTCATTCATTAGGGAGGAAGATCAATGCACCTTCCAACACCGCTCCTTCAGGGCTAATGATTCCTTAGGATTTATGCTGCTTCTTGCTCTCATCCTCCTAGCCACACAGCTTGTCTACCTCAAGCTGATATTTTTCGTCCATGATCGAAGGAAAATGAAGCCAGTCCAGTTTGTAGCAGCAGTCAGCCAGAACTGGACTTTTCATGGTCCTGGAGCCAGTGGCCAGGCAGCTGCCAATTGGCTAGCAGGATTTGGAAGGGGTCCCACACCACCCACCTTGCTGGGCATCAGGCAAAATGCAAACACCACAGGCAGAAGAAGGCTATTGGTCTTAGACGAGttcaaaatggagaaaagaatcaGCAGAATGTTCTATATAATGACTTTTCTCTTTCTAACCTTGTGGGGCCCCTACCTGGTGGCCTGTTATTGGAGAGTTTTCGCAAGAGGGCCTGTAGTACCGGGGGGATTTCTAACAGCTGCTGTCTGGATGAGTTTTGCCCAAGCAGGAATCAATCCTTTTGTCTGCATTTTCTCCAACAGGGAGCTGAGGCGCTGTTTCAGCACAACCCTTCTTTACTGCAGAAAATCCAGGTTACCAAGGGAACCTTACTGTGTTATATGA